One part of the Arabidopsis thaliana chromosome 4, partial sequence genome encodes these proteins:
- the CDS2 gene encoding cytidinediphosphate diacylglycerol synthase 2 (cytidinediphosphate diacylglycerol synthase 2 (CDS2); FUNCTIONS IN: phosphatidate cytidylyltransferase activity; INVOLVED IN: phospholipid biosynthetic process; LOCATED IN: membrane; EXPRESSED IN: 22 plant structures; EXPRESSED DURING: 13 growth stages; CONTAINS InterPro DOMAIN/s: Phosphatidate cytidylyltransferase (InterPro:IPR000374), Phosphatidate cytidylyltransferase, eukaryota (InterPro:IPR016720); BEST Arabidopsis thaliana protein match is: CDP-diacylglycerol synthase 1 (TAIR:AT1G62430.1); Has 7002 Blast hits to 6995 proteins in 2498 species: Archae - 0; Bacteria - 4913; Metazoa - 188; Fungi - 136; Plants - 138; Viruses - 0; Other Eukaryotes - 1627 (source: NCBI BLink).), which yields MQKEIAGDAPSAPTTRVRHRKRNSDVGAGAGKPNGNHLLVNDSKKYKSFLIRAYSTFWMIGGFALIVYLGHLYITAMVVVIQIFMARELFNLLRKTHEDKQLPGFRLLNWHFFFTAMLFVYGRILSQRLVNTVTPDKVLYRLVTSLIKYHMAICYSLYISGFVWFILTLKKKMYKYQFSQYAWTHMILIVVFTQSSFTVANIFEGIFWFLLPASLIVINDIFAYICGFFFGRTPLIKLSPKKTWEGFIGASITTVISAFLLANIMGRFLWLTCPREDLSTGWLLCDPGPLFKQETHALPGWISDWLPWKEISILPVQWHALCLGLFASIIAPFGGFFASGFKRAFKIKDFGDSIPGHGGITDRMDCQMVMAVFAYIYHQSFVVPEVLSVDKLLDQIITSLTLEEQQALLVKLGQMLQEKVIGS from the exons ATGCAGAAGGAAATTGCTGGTGATGCTCCATCAGCACCAACCACTCGTGTTCGGCATCGGAAGCGAAACAGCGAT GTTGGTGCAGGGGCAGGCAAACCAAATGGAAACCATTTACTTGTCAATGACagcaaaaaatacaaatcgtTTCTCATTCGAGCATACTCCACTTTCTGGATGATAGGTGGTTTTGCTCTTATAGTTTACCTGGGTCATCTCTACATTACAGCCATGGTGGTTGTTATTCAGATATTCATGGCACGAGAACTTTTTAATTTGCTGAGAAAAACTCATGAAGATAAACAGCTCCCTGGTTTTAGATTACTGAATTG GCACTTCTTTTTTACAGCAATGCTCTTTGTATATGGTCGAATACTTAGTCAACGGCTAGTCAACACTGTGACTCCAGACAAAGTCCTATATCGACTGGTCACAAGCCTCATCAAATACCACATGGCAATCTGTTACTCCTTGTATATTTCTG gctttgtttggtttattctCACGctgaaaaagaagatgtaCAAATATCAGTTTAGCCAATATGCATGGACACATATGATATTAATTGTGGTGTTTACTCAGTCCTCATTCACTGTCGCCAACATCTTTGAAGGAATCTTCTG gtttcttcttcctgcATCACTTATCGTCATCAATGACATATTTGCATATATCTGtggtttcttctttggaaGAACACCGTTGATCAAGTTATCACCAAAGAAAACATGGGAGGGTTTCATTGGAGCTTCTATTACCACAGTGATTTCTGCATTCCTG CTTGCAAATATAATGGGTCGTTTCCTGTGGCTGACATGTCCCAGAGAG GATCTATCGACAGGCTGGCTCCTCTGTGACCCTGGTCCACTGTTCAAGCAAGAGACACATGCTTTACCAGGATGGATTTCTGATTGG CTCCCTTGGAAGGAAATTTCGATTCTACCAGTCCAGTGGCATGCTCTATGTCTTGGATTGTTCGCCTCTATAATAGCTCCTTTTGGTGGCTTCTTTGCCAGTGGTTTCAAAAGAGCATTCAAAATCAAG GACTTTGGTGATAGTATTCCCGGACATGGCGGAATTACAGATAGAATGGATTGTCAG ATGGTGATGGCTGTTTTTGcctatatatatcatcaatcGTTTGTTGTACCTGAAGTCCTCTCTGTGGATAAGCTCTTAGACCAG ATAATCACAAGCCTGACATTGGAAGAACAACAAGCGCTACTCGTGAAGCTTGGCCAAATGTTGCAGGAAAAGGTTATTGGATCTTAG
- the CDS2 gene encoding cytidinediphosphate diacylglycerol synthase 2 (cytidinediphosphate diacylglycerol synthase 2 (CDS2); FUNCTIONS IN: phosphatidate cytidylyltransferase activity; LOCATED IN: endomembrane system, membrane; EXPRESSED IN: 22 plant structures; EXPRESSED DURING: 13 growth stages; CONTAINS InterPro DOMAIN/s: Phosphatidate cytidylyltransferase (InterPro:IPR000374), Phosphatidate cytidylyltransferase, eukaryota (InterPro:IPR016720); BEST Arabidopsis thaliana protein match is: CDP-diacylglycerol synthase 1 (TAIR:AT1G62430.1); Has 35333 Blast hits to 34131 proteins in 2444 species: Archae - 798; Bacteria - 22429; Metazoa - 974; Fungi - 991; Plants - 531; Viruses - 0; Other Eukaryotes - 9610 (source: NCBI BLink).), giving the protein MLDVLKFNFKFSQVVSVFVSNSSNMQKEIAGDAPSAPTTRVRHRKRNSDVGAGAGKPNGNHLLVNDSKKYKSFLIRAYSTFWMIGGFALIVYLGHLYITAMVVVIQIFMARELFNLLRKTHEDKQLPGFRLLNWHFFFTAMLFVYGRILSQRLVNTVTPDKVLYRLVTSLIKYHMAICYSLYISGFVWFILTLKKKMYKYQFSQYAWTHMILIVVFTQSSFTVANIFEGIFWFLLPASLIVINDIFAYICGFFFGRTPLIKLSPKKTWEGFIGASITTVISAFLLANIMGRFLWLTCPREDLSTGWLLCDPGPLFKQETHALPGWISDWLPWKEISILPVQWHALCLGLFASIIAPFGGFFASGFKRAFKIKDFGDSIPGHGGITDRMDCQMVMAVFAYIYHQSFVVPEVLSVDKLLDQIITSLTLEEQQALLVKLGQMLQEKVIGS; this is encoded by the exons ATGCTAGATGTACTCAagttcaattttaaattttcacaGGTAGTCAGTGTTTTTGTTTCGAACTCTTCCAACATGCAGAAGGAAATTGCTGGTGATGCTCCATCAGCACCAACCACTCGTGTTCGGCATCGGAAGCGAAACAGCGAT GTTGGTGCAGGGGCAGGCAAACCAAATGGAAACCATTTACTTGTCAATGACagcaaaaaatacaaatcgtTTCTCATTCGAGCATACTCCACTTTCTGGATGATAGGTGGTTTTGCTCTTATAGTTTACCTGGGTCATCTCTACATTACAGCCATGGTGGTTGTTATTCAGATATTCATGGCACGAGAACTTTTTAATTTGCTGAGAAAAACTCATGAAGATAAACAGCTCCCTGGTTTTAGATTACTGAATTG GCACTTCTTTTTTACAGCAATGCTCTTTGTATATGGTCGAATACTTAGTCAACGGCTAGTCAACACTGTGACTCCAGACAAAGTCCTATATCGACTGGTCACAAGCCTCATCAAATACCACATGGCAATCTGTTACTCCTTGTATATTTCTG gctttgtttggtttattctCACGctgaaaaagaagatgtaCAAATATCAGTTTAGCCAATATGCATGGACACATATGATATTAATTGTGGTGTTTACTCAGTCCTCATTCACTGTCGCCAACATCTTTGAAGGAATCTTCTG gtttcttcttcctgcATCACTTATCGTCATCAATGACATATTTGCATATATCTGtggtttcttctttggaaGAACACCGTTGATCAAGTTATCACCAAAGAAAACATGGGAGGGTTTCATTGGAGCTTCTATTACCACAGTGATTTCTGCATTCCTG CTTGCAAATATAATGGGTCGTTTCCTGTGGCTGACATGTCCCAGAGAG GATCTATCGACAGGCTGGCTCCTCTGTGACCCTGGTCCACTGTTCAAGCAAGAGACACATGCTTTACCAGGATGGATTTCTGATTGG CTCCCTTGGAAGGAAATTTCGATTCTACCAGTCCAGTGGCATGCTCTATGTCTTGGATTGTTCGCCTCTATAATAGCTCCTTTTGGTGGCTTCTTTGCCAGTGGTTTCAAAAGAGCATTCAAAATCAAG GACTTTGGTGATAGTATTCCCGGACATGGCGGAATTACAGATAGAATGGATTGTCAG ATGGTGATGGCTGTTTTTGcctatatatatcatcaatcGTTTGTTGTACCTGAAGTCCTCTCTGTGGATAAGCTCTTAGACCAG ATAATCACAAGCCTGACATTGGAAGAACAACAAGCGCTACTCGTGAAGCTTGGCCAAATGTTGCAGGAAAAGGTTATTGGATCTTAG
- a CDS encoding Ubiquitin C-terminal hydrolases superfamily protein (Ubiquitin C-terminal hydrolases superfamily protein; FUNCTIONS IN: ubiquitin thiolesterase activity, zinc ion binding; INVOLVED IN: ubiquitin-dependent protein catabolic process; LOCATED IN: intracellular; EXPRESSED IN: male gametophyte, pollen tube; EXPRESSED DURING: L mature pollen stage, M germinated pollen stage; CONTAINS InterPro DOMAIN/s: Zinc finger, C2H2-like (InterPro:IPR015880), Zinc finger, UBP-type (InterPro:IPR001607), Peptidase C19, ubiquitin carboxyl-terminal hydrolase 2 (InterPro:IPR001394); BEST Arabidopsis thaliana protein match is: Ubiquitin C-terminal hydrolases superfamily protein (TAIR:AT4G22285.1); Has 3525 Blast hits to 3024 proteins in 211 species: Archae - 0; Bacteria - 0; Metazoa - 2011; Fungi - 590; Plants - 433; Viruses - 0; Other Eukaryotes - 491 (source: NCBI BLink).), which produces MKGEREVKNGVSEEEREVKRKRVMERSDSPPPPLVAKGEGNGNKVKGEAQVEVDDDEDDDDDASKGRGKHSRHVEVRRDCPYLDTVNRQVLDFDFERFCSVSLSNLNVYACLVCGKYFQGRSQKSHAYTHSLEAGHHVYINLLTEKVYCLPDSYEINDPSLDDIRHVLNPRFSRAQVNELDKNRQWSRALDGSDYLPGMVGLNNIQKTEFVNVTIQSLMRVTPLRNFFLIPENYQHCKSPLGHRFGELTRKIWHARNFKGQVSPHEFLQAVMKASKKRFRIGQQSDPVEFMSWLLNTLHMDLRTSKDASSIIHKCFQGELEVVKEYQGNENKEISRMPFLMLGLDLPPPPLFKDVMEKNIIPQVALFDLLKKFDGETVTEVVRPKLARMRYRVIKSPRYLMFHMVRFKKNNFFKEKNPTLVNFPVKDMELRDYIPSLPRAPEGENVCSKYNLIANIVHDGKPEDGYFRVFVQRKSQELWYEMQDLHVAETLPQMVELSEAYMQIYEQQEE; this is translated from the exons atgaAAGGTGAAAGAGAAGTGAAGAATGGTGTTtctgaggaagagagagaggtgaagaggaagagagtgaTGGAACGGTCTGATTCGCCACCTCCACCACTAG TTGCGAAAGGAGAGGGAAATGGTAACAAAGTGAAAGGAGAAGCTCAAGTAGAGGTCGATgacgacgaagatgatgatgatgatgcttcGAAGGGGAGAGGAAAGCATTCACGCCATGTTGAAGTTCGTCGTGATTGTCCTTATCTTGATACTGTTAATCGTCAG GtgttggattttgatttcgaGAGGTTTTGCTCTGTCTCATTGTCAAATCTGAATGTGTATGCGTGTCTTGTTTGTGGGAAGTACTTTCAAGGAAGAAGCCAGAAGTCTCATGCTTATACACATAGCTTGGAAGCAGGACACCACGTTTACATCAATCTTCTGACAGAGAAGGTTTATTGTCTTCCTGATAGTTACGAGATCAATGACCCTTCTTTGGATGACATTCGCCATGTTTTAAACCCAAG GTTTAGTAGAGCACAAGTAAACGAGCTTGACAAGAATAGGCAGTGGTCTAGGGCTCTTGATGGCTCCGACTATCTTCCAGGAATG GTGGGGTTGAACAACATACAAAAGACAGAGTTTGTGAATGTTACAATCCAGTCGTTGATGAGAGTTACTCCTCTAAGGAATTTCTTCCTCATTCCTGAAAATTATCAGCACTGCAAGTCTCCTCTTGGTCACCGTTTTGGGGAACTAACTCGCAAGATTTGGCATGCTCGAAACTTTAAAGGACAA GTGAGTCCACATGAGTTCTTGCAAGCTGTCATGAAAGCCAGCAAGAAACGCTTTAGGATTGGCCAACAATCAGATCCAGTAGAGTTTATGTCGTGGCTCCTCAACACTTTGCACATGGATCTTAGAACTTCAAAGGACGCTAGCAGTATCATCCACAAGTGCTTCCAG GGTGAGTTGGAGGTTGTGAAAGAGTATCAAGgcaatgaaaacaaagaaatctcCAGGATGCCGTTTCTGATGCTTGGGCTAGATTTGCCACCGCCTCCTCTTTTCAAAGATGTCATGGAGAAAAACATTATTCCGCAG GTTGCTCTATTCGATTTATTGAAGAAGTTTGATGGAGAAACGGTGACAGAGGTGGTTCGGCCTAAGCTGGCCAGAATGAGATACCGTGTAATCAAATCTCCTCGTTACTTGATGTTCCATATGGTTCGGTTCAAGAAGAATAACTTCTTCAAAGAGAAGAACCCTACATTGG TTAACTTCCCAGTGAAGGACATGGAGCTGAGGGATTACATACCATCATTGCCTAGAGCACCAGAAGGGGAGAATGTGTGTTCAAAGTATAATCTAATCGCTAACATTGTACATGATGGTAAGCCTGAGGACGGGTACTTCAGAGTCTTTGTGCAGCGCAAGTCACAAGAACTATG GTACGAGATGCAGGATCTTCATGTTGCAGAGACACTTCCCCAGATGGTAGAACTATCGGAAGCATACATGCAGATATATGAGCAGCAGGAAGAATAG
- the CDS2 gene encoding cytidinediphosphate diacylglycerol synthase 2 (cytidinediphosphate diacylglycerol synthase 2 (CDS2); FUNCTIONS IN: phosphatidate cytidylyltransferase activity; LOCATED IN: endomembrane system, membrane; EXPRESSED IN: 22 plant structures; EXPRESSED DURING: 13 growth stages; CONTAINS InterPro DOMAIN/s: Phosphatidate cytidylyltransferase (InterPro:IPR000374); BEST Arabidopsis thaliana protein match is: CDP-diacylglycerol synthase 1 (TAIR:AT1G62430.1); Has 35333 Blast hits to 34131 proteins in 2444 species: Archae - 798; Bacteria - 22429; Metazoa - 974; Fungi - 991; Plants - 531; Viruses - 0; Other Eukaryotes - 9610 (source: NCBI BLink).), producing MIGGFALIVYLGHLYITAMVVVIQIFMARELFNLLRKTHEDKQLPGFRLLNWHFFFTAMLFVYGRILSQRLVNTVTPDKVLYRLVTSLIKYHMAICYSLYISGFVWFILTLKKKMYKYQFSQYAWTHMILIVVFTQSSFTVANIFEGIFWFLLPASLIVINDIFAYICGFFFGRTPLIKLSPKKTWEGFIGASITTVISAFLLANIMGRFLWLTCPREDLSTGWLLCDPGPLFKQETHALPGWISDWLPWKEISILPVQWHALCLGLFASIIAPFGGFFASGFKRAFKIKDFGDSIPGHGGITDRMDCQMVMAVFAYIYHQSFVVPEVLSVDKLLDQIITSLTLEEQQALLVKLGQMLQEKVIGS from the exons ATGATAGGTGGTTTTGCTCTTATAGTTTACCTGGGTCATCTCTACATTACAGCCATGGTGGTTGTTATTCAGATATTCATGGCACGAGAACTTTTTAATTTGCTGAGAAAAACTCATGAAGATAAACAGCTCCCTGGTTTTAGATTACTGAATTG GCACTTCTTTTTTACAGCAATGCTCTTTGTATATGGTCGAATACTTAGTCAACGGCTAGTCAACACTGTGACTCCAGACAAAGTCCTATATCGACTGGTCACAAGCCTCATCAAATACCACATGGCAATCTGTTACTCCTTGTATATTTCTG gctttgtttggtttattctCACGctgaaaaagaagatgtaCAAATATCAGTTTAGCCAATATGCATGGACACATATGATATTAATTGTGGTGTTTACTCAGTCCTCATTCACTGTCGCCAACATCTTTGAAGGAATCTTCTG gtttcttcttcctgcATCACTTATCGTCATCAATGACATATTTGCATATATCTGtggtttcttctttggaaGAACACCGTTGATCAAGTTATCACCAAAGAAAACATGGGAGGGTTTCATTGGAGCTTCTATTACCACAGTGATTTCTGCATTCCTG CTTGCAAATATAATGGGTCGTTTCCTGTGGCTGACATGTCCCAGAGAG GATCTATCGACAGGCTGGCTCCTCTGTGACCCTGGTCCACTGTTCAAGCAAGAGACACATGCTTTACCAGGATGGATTTCTGATTGG CTCCCTTGGAAGGAAATTTCGATTCTACCAGTCCAGTGGCATGCTCTATGTCTTGGATTGTTCGCCTCTATAATAGCTCCTTTTGGTGGCTTCTTTGCCAGTGGTTTCAAAAGAGCATTCAAAATCAAG GACTTTGGTGATAGTATTCCCGGACATGGCGGAATTACAGATAGAATGGATTGTCAG ATGGTGATGGCTGTTTTTGcctatatatatcatcaatcGTTTGTTGTACCTGAAGTCCTCTCTGTGGATAAGCTCTTAGACCAG ATAATCACAAGCCTGACATTGGAAGAACAACAAGCGCTACTCGTGAAGCTTGGCCAAATGTTGCAGGAAAAGGTTATTGGATCTTAG
- a CDS encoding Ubiquitin C-terminal hydrolases superfamily protein, translating into MKGEREVKNGVSEEEREVKRKRVMERSDSPPPPLGFNNPLLPFANAYDDDNNQQNKSQTRCNVVAKGEGNGNKVKGEAQVEVDDDEDDDDDASKGRGKHSRHVEVRRDCPYLDTVNRQVLDFDFERFCSVSLSNLNVYACLVCGKYFQGRSQKSHAYTHSLEAGHHVYINLLTEKVYCLPDSYEINDPSLDDIRHVLNPRFSRAQVNELDKNRQWSRALDGSDYLPGMVGLNNIQKTEFVNVTIQSLMRVTPLRNFFLIPENYQHCKSPLGHRFGELTRKIWHARNFKGQVSPHEFLQAVMKASKKRFRIGQQSDPVEFMSWLLNTLHMDLRTSKDASSIIHKCFQGELEVVKEYQGNENKEISRMPFLMLGLDLPPPPLFKDVMEKNIIPQVYGYFKS; encoded by the exons atgaAAGGTGAAAGAGAAGTGAAGAATGGTGTTtctgaggaagagagagaggtgaagaggaagagagtgaTGGAACGGTCTGATTCGCCACCTCCACCACTAGGTTTCAACAATCCTCTTTTGCCGTTTGCTAATGCTTACGATGATGATAATAACCAGCAGAATAAATCGCAAACTCGTTGTAATGTAGTTGCGAAAGGAGAGGGAAATGGTAACAAAGTGAAAGGAGAAGCTCAAGTAGAGGTCGATgacgacgaagatgatgatgatgatgcttcGAAGGGGAGAGGAAAGCATTCACGCCATGTTGAAGTTCGTCGTGATTGTCCTTATCTTGATACTGTTAATCGTCAG GtgttggattttgatttcgaGAGGTTTTGCTCTGTCTCATTGTCAAATCTGAATGTGTATGCGTGTCTTGTTTGTGGGAAGTACTTTCAAGGAAGAAGCCAGAAGTCTCATGCTTATACACATAGCTTGGAAGCAGGACACCACGTTTACATCAATCTTCTGACAGAGAAGGTTTATTGTCTTCCTGATAGTTACGAGATCAATGACCCTTCTTTGGATGACATTCGCCATGTTTTAAACCCAAG GTTTAGTAGAGCACAAGTAAACGAGCTTGACAAGAATAGGCAGTGGTCTAGGGCTCTTGATGGCTCCGACTATCTTCCAGGAATG GTGGGGTTGAACAACATACAAAAGACAGAGTTTGTGAATGTTACAATCCAGTCGTTGATGAGAGTTACTCCTCTAAGGAATTTCTTCCTCATTCCTGAAAATTATCAGCACTGCAAGTCTCCTCTTGGTCACCGTTTTGGGGAACTAACTCGCAAGATTTGGCATGCTCGAAACTTTAAAGGACAA GTGAGTCCACATGAGTTCTTGCAAGCTGTCATGAAAGCCAGCAAGAAACGCTTTAGGATTGGCCAACAATCAGATCCAGTAGAGTTTATGTCGTGGCTCCTCAACACTTTGCACATGGATCTTAGAACTTCAAAGGACGCTAGCAGTATCATCCACAAGTGCTTCCAG GGTGAGTTGGAGGTTGTGAAAGAGTATCAAGgcaatgaaaacaaagaaatctcCAGGATGCCGTTTCTGATGCTTGGGCTAGATTTGCCACCGCCTCCTCTTTTCAAAGATGTCATGGAGAAAAACATTATTCCGCAGGTATATGGCTATTTCAAATCTTGA
- a CDS encoding Ubiquitin C-terminal hydrolases superfamily protein (Ubiquitin C-terminal hydrolases superfamily protein; FUNCTIONS IN: ubiquitin thiolesterase activity, zinc ion binding; INVOLVED IN: ubiquitin-dependent protein catabolic process; EXPRESSED IN: male gametophyte, pollen tube; EXPRESSED DURING: L mature pollen stage, M germinated pollen stage; CONTAINS InterPro DOMAIN/s: Zinc finger, UBP-type (InterPro:IPR001607), Peptidase C19, ubiquitin carboxyl-terminal hydrolase 2 (InterPro:IPR001394); BEST Arabidopsis thaliana protein match is: Ubiquitin C-terminal hydrolases superfamily protein (TAIR:AT4G22285.1).), with product MKGEREVKNGVSEEEREVKRKRVMERSDSPPPPLGFNNPLLPFANAYDDDNNQQNKSQTRCNVVAKGEGNGNKVKGEAQVEVDDDEDDDDDASKGRGKHSRHVEVRRDCPYLDTVNRQVLDFDFERFCSVSLSNLNVYACLVCGKYFQGRSQKSHAYTHSLEAGHHVYINLLTEKVYCLPDSYEINDPSLDDIRHVLNPRFSRAQVNELDKNRQWSRALDGSDYLPGMVGLNNIQKTEFVNVTIQSLMRVTPLRNFFLIPENYQHCKSPLGHRFGELTRKIWHARNFKGQVSPHEFLQAVMKASKKRFRIGQQSDPVEFMSWLLNTLHMDLRTSKDASSIIHKCFQGELEVVKEYQGNENKEISRMPFLMLGLDLPPPPLFKDVMEKNIIPQVALFDLLKKFDGETVTEVVRPKLARMRYRVIKSPRYLMFHMVRFKKNNFFKEKNPTLVNFPVKDMELRDYIPSLPRAPEGENVCSKYNLIANIVHDGKPEDGYFRVFVQRKSQELWYEMQDLHVAETLPQMVELSEAYMQIYEQQEE from the exons atgaAAGGTGAAAGAGAAGTGAAGAATGGTGTTtctgaggaagagagagaggtgaagaggaagagagtgaTGGAACGGTCTGATTCGCCACCTCCACCACTAGGTTTCAACAATCCTCTTTTGCCGTTTGCTAATGCTTACGATGATGATAATAACCAGCAGAATAAATCGCAAACTCGTTGTAATGTAGTTGCGAAAGGAGAGGGAAATGGTAACAAAGTGAAAGGAGAAGCTCAAGTAGAGGTCGATgacgacgaagatgatgatgatgatgcttcGAAGGGGAGAGGAAAGCATTCACGCCATGTTGAAGTTCGTCGTGATTGTCCTTATCTTGATACTGTTAATCGTCAG GtgttggattttgatttcgaGAGGTTTTGCTCTGTCTCATTGTCAAATCTGAATGTGTATGCGTGTCTTGTTTGTGGGAAGTACTTTCAAGGAAGAAGCCAGAAGTCTCATGCTTATACACATAGCTTGGAAGCAGGACACCACGTTTACATCAATCTTCTGACAGAGAAGGTTTATTGTCTTCCTGATAGTTACGAGATCAATGACCCTTCTTTGGATGACATTCGCCATGTTTTAAACCCAAG GTTTAGTAGAGCACAAGTAAACGAGCTTGACAAGAATAGGCAGTGGTCTAGGGCTCTTGATGGCTCCGACTATCTTCCAGGAATG GTGGGGTTGAACAACATACAAAAGACAGAGTTTGTGAATGTTACAATCCAGTCGTTGATGAGAGTTACTCCTCTAAGGAATTTCTTCCTCATTCCTGAAAATTATCAGCACTGCAAGTCTCCTCTTGGTCACCGTTTTGGGGAACTAACTCGCAAGATTTGGCATGCTCGAAACTTTAAAGGACAA GTGAGTCCACATGAGTTCTTGCAAGCTGTCATGAAAGCCAGCAAGAAACGCTTTAGGATTGGCCAACAATCAGATCCAGTAGAGTTTATGTCGTGGCTCCTCAACACTTTGCACATGGATCTTAGAACTTCAAAGGACGCTAGCAGTATCATCCACAAGTGCTTCCAG GGTGAGTTGGAGGTTGTGAAAGAGTATCAAGgcaatgaaaacaaagaaatctcCAGGATGCCGTTTCTGATGCTTGGGCTAGATTTGCCACCGCCTCCTCTTTTCAAAGATGTCATGGAGAAAAACATTATTCCGCAG GTTGCTCTATTCGATTTATTGAAGAAGTTTGATGGAGAAACGGTGACAGAGGTGGTTCGGCCTAAGCTGGCCAGAATGAGATACCGTGTAATCAAATCTCCTCGTTACTTGATGTTCCATATGGTTCGGTTCAAGAAGAATAACTTCTTCAAAGAGAAGAACCCTACATTGG TTAACTTCCCAGTGAAGGACATGGAGCTGAGGGATTACATACCATCATTGCCTAGAGCACCAGAAGGGGAGAATGTGTGTTCAAAGTATAATCTAATCGCTAACATTGTACATGATGGTAAGCCTGAGGACGGGTACTTCAGAGTCTTTGTGCAGCGCAAGTCACAAGAACTATG GTACGAGATGCAGGATCTTCATGTTGCAGAGACACTTCCCCAGATGGTAGAACTATCGGAAGCATACATGCAGATATATGAGCAGCAGGAAGAATAG